The segment AAGCGTGGGAGGTATATGGAGAATTAGAAGAAAGTTATTTTAGGGTTAAAGAAACTAAACCTACTTGCATAGAAGATGTTTTGATACAAAGCTTACAACAAATGAAAGAAATGAAGCAGCAGCTTAATCAAGTTAACAATAAAGTTTTACAGACCAAAGAAGAAGTACAAGCTATAAGAGAGGTAGTTGAAATAGTTCCGTCCAACTCATGGAGGGAAGAAACAAACAGATTAATGACTAAGATATGTTTTAAACTTAAGAATTATCAAAAACCAAAAGAGGAAGTTTATAAGGCTTTGAATGAGAGGGCAAAGGTTAATCTTAAAAGAAGGCTTGAAAATATGAGAACTAGATTAGCATTAGGTGGAGCTTCTAAAAGCAAAATAGATAATCTTAATTATTTAGATGTAATAGCAGAAGACAAAAAACTTATAGAGATTTATACAGCTATAGTCAAAGAAATGGCTATTAAACATGGAATTAATGGAGGTGTAGCATGAAACATTTAAAGAGACTATCTAGAAATCAGAAAATTGCATTAGATAAGTTAGGATTAAATCCTAAAAACTACCTAAGACTTACACAAGACTGGGAGAGTTTCACAGTGGTAGACATAAGAACAATGAAAGTTCTACCACCAGTTAGATATTAGAAAAGAGGAGTGATTACATGCTAAAAGCAATACTAGAAAGGAGATTTAATAGACATTTAACTAAAGAAGAGTTTGAAGTAATTGCAGAAATGGTTACAGATGATATCAAGTTTAATAGAATTAATTTTAAAAAGTGTACGAGCTTACATGAAGTGTTAAATATTGCAGAAATAAGTTTATTTATTTTAAAAAAGTATAAATGTGCATGAGAGGGGTGAGAGAATGTATCTAGAGAATTTAGTTGCATTGCATATAGCAATAGAAAAACACTACACACCAGAAATGACATTTAAATATTTAGATAAAGTTTTAGAAGGAGAAATATATTGTACGACAGCAAGTAATATTTTAAAAGTTCTTGATTATAGAAAAAAGAGCTGCGCCAACAGCTCAATTCAAAATAGTTAGTTAAAAAATCGTTACTTAGATTCTACAATAAATTATATGGAAAATCAAATGAGGTGTAAAAAATGTCACAAAGTAAAAAATTCTATTGGCTAAAATTACAAGATAATTTTTTTGATAGAGATGAAATAAAGATAGTTGAAAATATGCCAAACGGAAAAGATTATATAATTTTCTACATGAAATTATTACTTAAAAGTATTAAAACAGAGGGGAAACTAATATTTAGGGAAGTTATTCCTTACACGCCAGAGATGCTTAGTAATATAACAGGAACTAATGTAGATACAGTAAGAGCAGCAATTTCATTATTTACAAAACTGCATCTCATGCAGATGTGGG is part of the Clostridium botulinum genome and harbors:
- a CDS encoding ORF6N domain-containing protein; translated protein: MNKLIPVEFKNQRIITTKVLADQYGTKEENIQMNFSRNEKRFIQDKHYYKLEGEMLKEFKNSLPTESREPLKFAPILYLWTDRGAARHAKILDTDEAWEVYGELEESYFRVKETKPTCIEDVLIQSLQQMKEMKQQLNQVNNKVLQTKEEVQAIREVVEIVPSNSWREETNRLMTKICFKLKNYQKPKEEVYKALNERAKVNLKRRLENMRTRLALGGASKSKIDNLNYLDVIAEDKKLIEIYTAIVKEMAIKHGINGGVA
- a CDS encoding DUF6906 family protein gives rise to the protein MKHLKRLSRNQKIALDKLGLNPKNYLRLTQDWESFTVVDIRTMKVLPPVRY